In Micrococcus luteus NCTC 2665, a single window of DNA contains:
- the mgtE gene encoding magnesium transporter, with the protein MTRREVESVEDRIREHLRRDDLDSAVELLRALSPGDALELLDRSEPRMVPVLFRLLDKSTAVHVFAAMETGQQSDLVRQLQDGQVQDLFAELRVSGQARLLDEMPATVARKMLAGLDAEARGEVGRLLGYPADSVGRRLRMAPVRLREDWTVAVALQNLRDHGGREQAAIVSVPVVSPQARLTGVVDVSVLVTQPLDARVSEIMREPVSAVATEDAEEVARLCADRRLWTVPVTDSEGRLIGVFTVADALEVLDEESTEDAARAGGVEPLGRPYLATSVLALMRSRITWLLVLAIGATLTVQVLGVFEDTLEEMVVLSLFIPLIIGTGGNTGNQAATTVTRALALDDVRPRDAPRVMFRELRVGMALGGCIGLLGLVIAGLVFSWPVGLVIGATLFTVCSFAATVGGLMPLAARTIGADPAVFSNPFISTLVDALGLVVYFFIAQAVLGI; encoded by the coding sequence AGGTCGAGAGCGTCGAGGACCGCATCCGCGAGCACCTGCGCAGGGACGACCTCGACAGCGCGGTCGAGCTGCTGCGCGCGCTGTCTCCGGGCGACGCGCTCGAACTGCTCGACCGCTCCGAGCCGCGCATGGTCCCCGTGCTGTTCCGGCTCCTGGACAAGTCGACGGCGGTCCACGTCTTCGCGGCGATGGAGACGGGCCAGCAGTCCGACCTGGTGCGCCAGCTCCAGGACGGTCAGGTCCAGGACCTCTTCGCCGAGCTGCGGGTCTCGGGCCAGGCCCGGCTGCTCGACGAGATGCCGGCCACCGTGGCCCGGAAGATGCTCGCCGGGCTCGACGCCGAGGCGCGCGGCGAGGTCGGTCGGCTCCTGGGCTACCCGGCGGACTCGGTGGGCCGCCGGCTGCGCATGGCGCCGGTGCGTCTGCGCGAGGACTGGACCGTGGCCGTGGCCCTGCAGAACCTCCGGGACCACGGCGGCCGGGAGCAGGCCGCCATCGTCTCCGTGCCGGTGGTGAGCCCGCAGGCGCGCCTGACCGGCGTCGTGGACGTCTCCGTCCTGGTCACGCAGCCGCTCGACGCGCGGGTCTCGGAGATCATGCGGGAACCGGTGTCCGCGGTCGCCACCGAGGACGCCGAGGAGGTGGCCCGGCTCTGTGCGGACCGCCGCCTGTGGACGGTCCCCGTGACGGATTCGGAGGGGCGCCTGATCGGCGTGTTCACCGTGGCCGACGCCCTCGAGGTCCTCGACGAGGAGTCGACGGAGGACGCGGCGCGCGCCGGTGGTGTGGAGCCCCTCGGCCGGCCCTATCTGGCGACCTCCGTGCTGGCGCTGATGCGCTCGCGCATCACGTGGCTGCTCGTGCTCGCGATCGGCGCCACCCTCACCGTGCAGGTGCTCGGCGTCTTCGAGGACACGCTCGAGGAGATGGTGGTCCTCTCCCTGTTCATCCCGCTGATCATCGGCACCGGCGGCAACACGGGCAACCAGGCGGCCACCACGGTCACCCGGGCGCTCGCCCTCGACGACGTCCGGCCCCGCGATGCGCCGCGCGTGATGTTCCGCGAGCTGCGCGTCGGCATGGCCCTGGGCGGGTGCATCGGCCTGCTGGGCCTCGTGATCGCCGGGCTCGTGTTCTCGTGGCCCGTCGGTCTCGTGATCGGGGCGACTTTGTTCACCGTGTGCTCCTTCGCCGCCACCGTCGGCGGTCTCATGCCGTTGGCGGCCCGCACGATCGGCGCCGACCCCGCCGTGTTCTCGAACCCGTTCATCTCGACGCTCGTGGACGCCCTCGGCCTGGTCGTCTACTTCTTCATCGCCCAGGCCGTGCTCGGCATCTGA